A stretch of Pseudoliparis swirei isolate HS2019 ecotype Mariana Trench chromosome 14, NWPU_hadal_v1, whole genome shotgun sequence DNA encodes these proteins:
- the trak2 gene encoding LOW QUALITY PROTEIN: trafficking kinesin-binding protein 2 (The sequence of the model RefSeq protein was modified relative to this genomic sequence to represent the inferred CDS: inserted 1 base in 1 codon), which translates to MFEVKPRRAVEKKESSTETDEGLGSSGGGGKRFGSLGSGSADSGSVYLSDSQDWAVSPGCSPEEGPAPHSVISPVLAEEAFRYMTYLALEPSSYSPPDSQGLSKVLSADRVEQMTKTYNDIEVVSHLLAERDRDLELAARIGQSLLQRNHLLQERNEALEEQLAQAQDQVHQVQHELGKKDELLHMVASISEESETDSSASTPLRQPWPPGGHTAAAAAALGQLECLQSKLQDLEEENLSLRSEGFQLKSDTVTYEEKEQRLVIDCVKELRESNGQMVSLTGELSQKNEELLRHQEEISQLLSQIVELQRRVKELALEKEELRIHLQASKEAQRQLTAELDELADRNVECVEMLHESQEEIKELRSRNXAPAGMHRHLSHGLYPMDSLAAEIEGTMRKELSVEEEIATQDQRVSQKRVFQTVRSINASAPSRPASATPPIPGSGQSSLVMTAQPFTSNQGEEVPMGQPGYPGGTDLTRALHRLSLRRQNFLCERRFFQAEREKKLRSLEGPEGDGGGSGCSSSPAAGSAASSCSNLSELSFGGGIFRTFLPEKLQIVKPMEGSLTLHHWQQLAKPHLGTILDPHPGVVTKGFRPLAQDAVYCLSDMEEDEERGGVLEKGAAERGKEEEEEEEEEGGGITFKVRFTSTPEERRERKHLAPPLPPTLPASPGTPAACPSVTEKPPRAGPTVVQSQSPILLVSTSSPVQNPGKCQSSTFSTYTITTCSILHPSDVTQVTSSSQASLMSNTPSSMRTGPSTPVTPCRLSLGDSFPWRRPCVPAGGLAQLVLERGISAQVSAEAPPPSPKTAPRQPLFRLLPGTPPNSPTLPRAPSSPAAPEARKQTADNFLASRPAELFLQDVYGLNLGRAPHPDLPSPSRETAPRVPSAKHDLGLVERLRRLGFSKVLRSAESEAPRQESATFVAAGGGSLLDGLRRNQSLPAMIGARAGRSAGNPPPPPHPTSLALSPPPWGNPAERRRLASVPHAPSSSTKR; encoded by the exons ATGTTTGAAGTCAAACCCCGGCGGGCGGTGGAGAAGAAGGAGTCGAGCACGGAGACAG ACGAGGGTCTgggcagcagcggcggcggcgggaagCGCTTCGGCTCGCTGGGCTCCGGCTCGGCCGACTCCGGCTCCGTCTACCTGTCGGACAGCCAGGACTGGGCGGTGTCGCCCGGCTGCTCCCCGGAGGAGGGCCCCGCGCCGCACAGCGTCATCTCCCCGGTGCTGGCCGAGGAGGCCTTCCGCTACATGA cgtACCTTGCCTTGGAGCCCTCTTCCTATTCCCCCCCCGACTCTCAGGGCCTCTCCAAAg TCCTCAGTGCGGATCGCGTGGAGCAGATGACCAAGACTTACAATGACATCGAAGTGGTCTCGCACCTCTTGGCGGAG CGGGACAGAGACTTGGAGCTGGCCGCTCGGATCGGTCAGTCCCTCCTGCAGAGGAACCACCTGCTGCAGGAACGCAATGAGGCcttggaggagcagctggcccAGGCCCAGGACCAg GTCCACCAGGTGCAGCATGAGCTCGGCAAGAAGGACGAGTTGCTGCACATGGTGGCCAGCATCTCGGAGGAGAGCGAGACCGACTCCAGCGCGTCCACGCCGCTGCGGCAGCCCTGGCCGCCGGGGGGTCacacggccgccgccgccgccgccctcggCCAGCTGGAGTGTCTGCAGAGCAAGCTGCAggatctggaggaggagaacctgTCGCTGAGGTCCGAG GGATTTCAACTGAAGAGCGACACCGTCACCtacgaggagaaggagcagcggCTCGTCATCGACTGCGTCAAGGAGCTCC gagaGTCCAACGGCCAGATGGTGTCCCTGACGGGCGAGCTGTCCCAGAAGAACGAGGAGTTGCTCAGACACCAGGAGGAGATCTCTCAGCTGCTCTCCCAGATCGTAGAGCTGCAACGCAgagtgaaggag cTGGCTCTGGAGAAAGAGGAGCTGAGGATCCACCTGCAGGCGTCCAAAGAAGCTCAGCGGCAGCTCACAGCAGAG CTAGACGAGTTGGCGGACAGGAATGTGGAGTGTGTAGAGATGCTCCACGAGTCCCAGGAGGAGATCAAGGAGCTCCGCAGTAGAA ACGCCCCTGCTGGCATGCACCGGCACCTCTCCCACGGCCTCTACCCCATG gactCCCTGGCAGCAGAGATCGAGGGCACCATGAGGAAAGAACtgagtgtggaggaggagatcgcCACTCAGGACCAAAG GGTGTCCCAGAAGCGAGTCTTCCAAACGGTCCGCTCCATCAACGCCTCGGCGCCGTCACGGCCCGCCTCGGCCACGCCCCCCATCCCCGGCTCGGGCCAGAGCTCTCTGGTGATGACCGCGCAGCCCTTCACATCCAATCAGGG GGAGGAGGTGCCGATGGGCCAGCCCGGCTATCCGGGAGGAACCGACCTGACCCGGGCCCTCCACCGGCTGTCGCTGCGGCGGCAGAACTTCCTCTGCGAGCGGCGGTTCTTCCAGGCGGAGCGCGAGAAGAAGCTGCGGTCCCTGGAGGGTCCGGAGGGCGACGGGGGGGGCAGCGGCTGCAGCAGCTCGCCGGCGGCGGGCAGCGCGGCGTCCTCCTGCTCCAACCTGTCGGAGCTCTCCTTCGGCGGCGGCATCTTCAGAACCTTCCTGCCCGAGAAGCTGCAGATCGTCAAGCCCATGGAAG GGTCCCTGACGCTGCATCACTGGCAGCAACTGGCCAAACCCCACCTGGGCACCATCCTGGACCCCCACCCCGGGGTGGTGACCAAAGGTTTCCGCCCACTGGCCCAGGACGCCGTGTACTGCCTCtctgacatggaggaggacgaggagcgcGGCGGCGTCCTGGAGAAGGGGGCGGCGGAGCGcggcaaagaggaggaggaggaggaggaggaggaggggggcgggatCACCTTCAAGGTGCGCTTCACATCCAcgccggaggagaggagggagaggaagcacttggccccgcccctcccccccaccctgccCGCTTCACCCGGGACGCCTGCCGCCTGCCCCTCGGTCACCGAGAAACCCCCTCGTGCCGGCCCGACCGTCGTCCAATCACAGAGTCCGATTCTTCTCGTCTCCACGTCTTCTCCCG TCCAAAATCCAGGGAAGTGCCAGAGCTCCACCTTCTCCACCTACACCATCACGACGTGTAGCATCCTGCACCCGAGCGACGTCACACAGGTGACCTCCAG CTCTCAGGCGTCCCTCATGTCCAACACGCCCAGCTCCATGAGGACCGGTCCCAGCACCCCGGTGACGCCGTGCCGACTCAGCCTGGGCGACTCCTTCCCCTGGCGACGCCCCTGTGTGCCCGCCGGCGGCCTGGCCcagctggtcctggagaggggcATCTCCGCACAGGTCTCCGCCGAAGCCCCGCCTCCGTCCCCCAAAACCGCACCCCGGCAGCCGCTGTTCCGCCTCCTCCCCGGCACCCCCCCGAACTCCCCCACCCTCCCGCGGGCCCCCTCCTCCCCGGCGGCCCCGGAGGCGCGCAAGCAGACGGCCGACAACTTCCTGGCGTCGCGGCCCGCGGAGCTCTTCCTCCAGGACGTGTACGGGTTGAACCTGGGCCGCGCCCCTCACCCCGACCTGCCGAGTCCCTCGCGGGAAACCGCGCCCCGCGTCCCGTCTGCCAAGCACGACCTCGGCTTGGTGGAGCGGCTGCGGCGGCTCGGCTTCTCCAAGGTGCTCCGGAGCGCCGAGTCCGAGGCGCCGCGCCAGGAGTCCGCCACGTTCgtggcggcgggcggcgggagCCTCCTGGACGGCCTGAGGCGCAACCAGAGCCTCCCGGCCATGATCGGCGCCCGAGCGGGGAGGTCAGCCGGCaacccgccgccgcccccccaccccacctcccTGGCCCTCTCGCCGCCACCCTGGGGAAACCCGGCAGAGCGGCGGCGTCTCGCCTCCGTCCCCCACGCCCCGTCGAGTTCGACGAAGCGCTGA